In Salmo salar chromosome ssa15, Ssal_v3.1, whole genome shotgun sequence, one genomic interval encodes:
- the LOC106571659 gene encoding exostosin-like 3, translating to MMQRNGGGVGPGGQPWLLRRVRLTWLSFMLFFILVFFPLIAHYYLTTIDEAGGPDKRIFGPRPGGELCEAKHVQDLCRIRESVSEELLQLEAKRQELNGEISRLNLRIEACKRSIDSAKQDLLQLKNVISQTEHSYKELMAQNQPKLSLPVRLLPDKDDPGLPPPKSARACRLRSCFDYARCPLTSGFPVYVYDTASYPWGESLDPLVKQAFATSVKSSIYVTNNPSIACLYVVLVGELQETPSSPLPAPLELEKQLKALPYWRSDGHNHLLVHLSRKSMTQNFLYNVSTGRAAVAQSTFLEQQYREGFDLVVSPLVHALSEPNFLEVPPQVPVKRKYLFTFQGEKVESLRSSLQEGPHQSFEEEMEGDAPADYDDRIIGTLKAVQDSHLDQVLVEFTCKTPRPSLPTEWALCGEREERLEVLKASTFALVISPGDCQLVASAGSSMRLFEALEVGAIPVVLGDHARLPYHELIRWSEAAIMVPKPRITELHFLLRSLSDNDLLAMRRQGRFLWETYFSTSENVLGTILASVRTSIQVPAAPIREEPAQEIPHKAGKMAGTDANLADNGDLDLGPVETEPPYASPRFLRNFTYTSANTYQTWNRAPGPFHLFPHTPLDPVLPSEAKYLGSGTGFRPIAGGAGGSGKEFQAALGGNVPREQFTVVMLTYEREEVLMNSLERLNGLPYLNKVVVVWNSPKPPSDDLLWPDIGLPIVVVRTEKNSLNNRFLPWDAVETEAILSIDDDAHLRHDEIMFGFRVWREARDRIVGFPGRFHAWDVNHQSWLYNSNYSCELSMVLTGAAFFHKYYAYLYSYVMPQAIRDMVDEYINCEDIAMNFLVSHITRKPPIKVTSRWTFRCPGCPQALSHDDSHFHERHKCINFFVKVYGYMPLLYTQFRVDSVLFKTRLPHDKTKCFKFI from the exons ATGATGCAGCGTAACGGTGGCGGGGTGGGGCCCGGTGGCCAGCCGTGGCTGCTGCGGCGCGTGCGCCTCACCTGGCTCAGCTTCATGCTCTTCTTCATCCTGGTTTTCTTCCCACTCATCGCCCACTACTACCTCACCACCATCGACGAGGCGGGCGGCCCCGACAAGCGCATCTTTGGCCCGCGGCCCGGCGGCGAACTATGTGAGGCCAAGCACGTGCAAGACCTGTGCCGCATCCGTGAGTCAGTCAGTGAGGAGCTGCTACAGCTGGAGGCAAAGCGGCAGGAGCTGAACGGGGAGATCTCCCGGCTCAACCTGCGCATTGAGGCGTGCAAGCGGAGCATCGACAGTGCCAAGCAGGACCTGCTGCAGCTGAAGAATGTCATCAGCCAGACGGAGCACTCATACAAAGAGCTGATGGCCCAGAACCAGCCCAAGCTCTCGCTTCCCGTGAGGTTATTACCTGACAAGGACGACCCGGGCCTGCCCCCGCCCAAGTCTGCCCGTGCCTGCCGCCTGCGCTCCTGCTTCGACTACGCCCGCTGCCCGTTGACCTCTGGCTTCCCTGTGTACGTGTATGACACGGCCTCCTACCCCTGGGGCGAGTCCCTGGACCCATTGGTCAAGCAGGCCTTCGCCACCTCGGTAAAGAGCAGTATCTACGTGACGAACAACCCCAGCATCGCCTGTCTGTATGTGGTGCTGGTTGGGGAGCTGCAGGagactccctcctcccccctcccggCTCCCTTGGAGCTGGAGAAGCAGCTGAAGGCTCTGCCCTACTGGAGGTCCGATGGACACAACCACCTCCTGGTCCATCTTTCCAGGAAGTCCATGACGCAGAACTTCCTGTACAATGTGAGCACGGGCCGAGCAGCAGTGGCCCAGTCCACCTTCCTGGAGCAGCAGTACCGCGAGGGCTTTGACTTGGTGGTGTCCCCGCTGGTCCACGCCCTCTCTGAGCCCAACTTCCTGGAGGTGCCACCCCAGGTGCCCGTCAAGAGGAAGTACCTGTTCACCTTCCAGGGCGAGAAGGTGGAGTCGCTGCGAAGTAGCCTGCAGGAGGGACCGCACCAGTCCtttgaggaggagatggagggagatgcgcCAGCCGACTACGACGACCGCATCATCGGCACGCTCAAGGCGGTGCAGGACAGCCACCTGGACCAGGTACTGGTGGAGTTCACCTGTAAGACCCCACGGCCCAGCCTGCCTACCGAGTGGGCTCTGTGTGGCGAGAGGGAGGAGCGGCTCGAGGTCCTCAAGGCCTCCACCTTCGCCCTGGTTATCTCCCCCGGGGACTGTCAGTTGGTGGCCTCGGCAGGCAGTAGCATGAGGCTGTTTGAAGCCCTAGAGGTGGGGGCCATCCCTGTGGTGCTTGGGGACCACGCCAGGCTGCCCTACCATGAGCTGATCCGCTGGAGCGAGGCAGCCATCATGGTGCCTAAGCCCCGCATCACCGAGCTGCATTTCCTGCTGCGCAGCCTATCAGACAACGACCTGTTGGCCATGCGACGACAGGGCCGCTTCCTGTGGGAGACCTACTTCTCCACCTCGGAGAATGTACTGGGCACCATCCTGGCCAGCGTCCGGACCAGCATCCAGGTGCCTGCCGCACCCATCCGCGAGGAGCCCGCCCAGGAGATCCCCCACAAAGCAGGCAAGATGGCCGGCACGGACGCCAACCTGGCCGACAACGGTGACCTGGACCTGGGCCCCGTGGAGACGGAGCCACCCTACGCCTCGCCGCGCTTCCTCCGCAACTTTACCTACACGTCAGCCAACACCTACCAGACCTGGAACCGTGCCCCGGGGCCTTTCCATCTGTTCCCCCACACGCCGCTGGACCCCGTGCTGCCCTCGGAGGCCAAGTACCTGGGCTCGGGCACAGGCTTCCGCCCCATTGCCGGCGGTGCTGGGGGCTCGGGGAAGGAGTTTCAGGCAGCGCTGGGTGGTAACGTGCCCCGGGAGCAGTTCACAGTGGTCATGCTGACCTACGAAAGGGAGGAGGTGCTAATGAACTCCCTGGAAAGGCTCAACGGGTTGCCCTACCTCAACAAGGTGGTAGTAGTGTGGAACTCCCCCAAGCCTCCTTCAGACGACCTGCTGTGGCCAGACATCGGCCTGCCCATCGTG GTGGTGCGCACGGAGAAGAACAGCCTCAACAACCGCTTCCTGCCCTGGGACGCTGTGGAAACGGAGGCCATCTTGTCCATCGACGATGACGCCCACCTCCGCCATGACGAGATTATGTTTGGGTTCAG GGTGTGGCGGGAGGCCAGGGACCGCATCGTGGGCTTCCCCGGGAGATTCCATGCCTGGGATGTCAACCACCAGTCATGGCTCTACAACTCTAACTACTCCTGTGAACTCTCCATGGTGCTGACGGGCGCCGCCTTCTTTCACAAG TACTACGCGTACCTGTACTCGTATGTGATGCCTCAGGCCATCCGCGACATGGTGGACGAGTACATCAACTGCGAGGATATCGCCATGAACTTCCTGGTGTCACACATCACCCGAAAGCCCCCTATCAAG GTGACGTCTCGTTGGACCTTCCGCTGCCCCGGCTGCCCGCAAGCCCTGTCGCACGATGACTCTCACTTCCACGAGCGCCACAAGTGCATCAACTTCTTTGTCAAGGTGTACGGCTACATgcctttactctacacacagtTCCGCGTGGACTCTGTACTCTTCAAGACACGTCTGCCCCATGACAAGACTAAGTGCTTCAAGTTCATCTAG